A single Armatimonadota bacterium DNA region contains:
- a CDS encoding carboxypeptidase regulatory-like domain-containing protein, protein MNRRLPTQWVPGLIALLLLALWPAISARATNLALGKPAFASWNSPVAGTGTDATANLTDGNFTTAWNNAGSPNTGNDQAGVDLGAIKSFHYVRLNWTADHATAFTVEVGDAVDTDPTSFFYGTGDWSIVYTRTTDPAGFNTGRDFIDIGAQSHRYVRIAGTVSSNTSTVWGINELQVLDVVPTISGTVSASGSPVANALVALSGPTDSGNPAPFLSSSVVSDANGHYIINGVDPGTYTLTGSKPGKFGPSQVPGVVVGATGTVTQDITLTTTVSNVTASMPAYNLDYIAGPGDPTGQANANANSLALPADELPTGNAVWATSTALPAGGTIGPNLSQDLSFFFPPTANGSNNVVSAENAVIPFPNGHYTSIYVMQVAGDAPYYTNATLNYTDGSSTVVATSSGNTLYAFHTGTSAPGEDEVAAITVDKLYNVGNGTTDTAPGDVPYTIFVRTILVDKTKALANLTFGGIQAGPGSMTTSKGHIIAYSADTIDTPQARGSITGTITGPAGQPVTGALVKYLSYQITTGASGTYAFNGIPAGAATITASKPANFAAKSTTITLTAGQNAIVNIQFLAPIPVVTDPLSGPNWDMVSTDANYGDFTATGWMLGREYIPTGLFSPDVPGSNTPSNTTFIVNTGAPSALPFDFGDIKDTPILTGQPGYPAGGTPCGVVLQGAQFLAPPAQITNVYFVESGIEGSCSVQATLHYADGTFEKKIAAVSDWFGSSSPNELPYLIMRGRHSRTGEANVGGSIKLNALVVPVNSAKQLQDVTFYEASQPQVYPSVLALAWETTTQQPASSDIEVVVKNADNTPAAGALVNLGFYNTKADANGVAVFRGIPAGLTIGVGAFIPGVTKQARVDGHLVPSGKKYSSTGTDNADIINLTLNGGAPINVGMQLAYNFDMLSNADMPGDYACRASFQNDWGMDEAAMTFPSNGTTTYPGLGSMVFNTPHRETGFNNVLRQNGQTATVVPGHYSSLSIVDIGAGVGGDHPTLFFVTFNYADGTSEQVQYTTQDWVLNFTTSDVANVNLFFRTYWAGSSNNPFYSPNRRNYDGGVQALGVAGLANVLPVNAGKVLTSFTLLPILRDYSNDDQEIFAATLEANDLTGTAGTITGTVTGQPLGAASAGPIANAMVSVDAFHGVYTDASGNFTLTNVPTGPATITVLPYGTGILTKTFPVTVASGANAVGTLSVGAAVTQVSCVLGATNTESGLHQIEGNVLPYGYSAPDSQTIPVTVQGNTARQTLTNGTYIYFRVDPGWLYRGKISDQGLTVVGAGTPTQTIPKLAPDTYVRIEYLDRGTDTFRIQFNTMEKDTAAGFDSIRMTNAYTNGNGPIGNLGNTFVTKTGTNTWKTFTYHLDPTVAGNAFGAYHGENLHADFRISGRSDGLPEIIRSVVVSVSPNIVPPVAPAGAADILRVYGGLQAAPLNTPSSMWPTYDLNGDGVVNFKDAIKSVKP, encoded by the coding sequence CGGCCTGGAACAACGCCGGCTCTCCTAACACTGGCAACGACCAGGCGGGCGTAGACCTGGGCGCTATCAAGAGCTTCCACTACGTCCGTTTGAACTGGACTGCGGATCACGCGACCGCCTTCACCGTTGAAGTTGGAGACGCCGTGGACACGGATCCCACCTCGTTCTTCTATGGAACGGGTGACTGGTCCATCGTCTACACACGCACAACGGATCCCGCCGGATTCAATACCGGTCGGGATTTCATCGATATTGGCGCGCAGTCGCACCGGTATGTGCGCATTGCCGGTACCGTCAGCAGCAATACGAGCACAGTCTGGGGAATCAATGAACTCCAGGTGCTGGACGTTGTCCCCACGATCTCCGGTACGGTATCCGCCAGCGGTTCACCCGTGGCGAACGCCCTGGTGGCCTTGAGCGGCCCCACGGATTCGGGCAACCCGGCCCCATTCCTTTCCTCGTCCGTCGTGAGCGACGCCAACGGACACTACATCATCAACGGCGTTGATCCCGGAACATACACCCTCACCGGTTCGAAGCCTGGCAAGTTCGGGCCTTCGCAGGTTCCCGGCGTCGTCGTCGGCGCCACCGGCACCGTCACCCAGGACATCACGCTGACAACCACCGTCAGCAACGTCACGGCATCGATGCCCGCCTACAATCTGGACTACATCGCCGGACCTGGCGATCCGACCGGACAGGCGAATGCTAACGCTAACAGCCTGGCGCTCCCGGCGGACGAATTGCCGACAGGCAACGCCGTGTGGGCGACCAGTACCGCATTGCCGGCCGGCGGCACCATTGGGCCGAATCTTTCGCAGGACCTCAGCTTCTTCTTCCCGCCCACCGCTAACGGCAGCAACAACGTCGTCTCCGCGGAGAACGCCGTCATCCCGTTCCCGAACGGCCACTACACCAGCATCTATGTGATGCAGGTGGCAGGTGACGCCCCGTACTACACAAATGCGACCCTGAATTATACAGACGGATCGTCTACAGTCGTCGCAACGTCATCGGGCAATACTCTCTACGCATTCCATACCGGCACGTCCGCTCCCGGCGAAGACGAAGTCGCGGCCATCACCGTTGACAAACTCTACAACGTGGGGAACGGCACCACCGATACCGCCCCGGGTGATGTCCCGTACACCATCTTCGTGCGCACGATTCTCGTGGACAAGACCAAGGCCCTTGCGAACCTCACGTTCGGCGGCATTCAGGCCGGTCCGGGAAGCATGACCACCTCCAAGGGCCACATCATTGCCTATTCCGCCGACACGATCGACACGCCCCAGGCCAGAGGCTCCATCACCGGAACCATCACAGGCCCGGCAGGTCAGCCCGTTACCGGCGCATTGGTGAAGTACCTGAGCTATCAGATCACTACCGGCGCCTCCGGCACCTACGCATTCAACGGCATTCCTGCCGGCGCCGCAACGATCACGGCCAGCAAGCCCGCCAACTTCGCCGCCAAGAGCACCACGATCACCCTCACCGCCGGCCAGAACGCCATCGTGAACATCCAGTTCCTGGCGCCCATCCCGGTGGTTACCGATCCGCTGAGCGGCCCGAACTGGGACATGGTCAGCACCGACGCCAACTACGGCGACTTCACGGCTACCGGCTGGATGCTGGGCCGGGAATACATCCCGACCGGACTGTTCAGCCCGGACGTCCCCGGATCCAACACTCCCAGCAATACGACCTTCATCGTTAATACGGGCGCGCCTTCCGCGCTTCCGTTCGACTTCGGCGATATCAAGGATACCCCCATCCTCACGGGCCAGCCCGGCTACCCGGCCGGCGGCACGCCGTGCGGCGTCGTTCTCCAGGGCGCTCAGTTCCTAGCGCCCCCGGCCCAGATCACGAACGTCTACTTTGTCGAGTCCGGCATTGAAGGCTCCTGCAGCGTGCAGGCTACTCTCCACTACGCCGACGGCACCTTCGAGAAGAAGATCGCCGCCGTCTCGGACTGGTTCGGCAGCTCTTCGCCAAATGAGCTTCCCTACCTTATCATGCGTGGACGCCACTCCCGGACCGGCGAGGCCAATGTCGGCGGCAGCATCAAGCTGAACGCCCTGGTCGTCCCCGTCAACTCCGCCAAGCAGCTCCAGGACGTCACCTTCTACGAGGCCTCCCAGCCGCAGGTTTACCCCTCCGTGCTGGCCCTTGCCTGGGAGACGACCACCCAGCAGCCCGCATCCAGCGACATTGAAGTTGTCGTGAAGAACGCGGACAACACCCCGGCCGCCGGCGCTCTGGTGAACCTCGGGTTCTACAACACCAAGGCGGACGCGAACGGCGTCGCCGTGTTCCGCGGCATCCCCGCCGGCCTCACCATCGGCGTGGGCGCCTTCATACCGGGCGTTACCAAGCAGGCTCGTGTTGACGGCCACCTGGTTCCGAGCGGTAAGAAATACAGCTCAACCGGCACCGACAACGCCGACATCATCAACCTGACGCTGAACGGCGGAGCGCCGATCAACGTCGGAATGCAGCTTGCGTACAACTTCGACATGCTGTCCAACGCGGATATGCCTGGCGACTATGCGTGCCGCGCATCGTTCCAGAATGACTGGGGCATGGACGAGGCCGCTATGACCTTCCCGTCCAACGGCACCACCACCTACCCCGGCCTCGGCTCCATGGTGTTTAACACGCCTCACCGCGAGACCGGCTTCAATAACGTACTCCGCCAGAACGGCCAGACGGCAACCGTCGTCCCGGGCCACTACTCCTCACTCAGCATCGTCGACATCGGCGCCGGCGTCGGCGGCGACCATCCCACCCTGTTCTTCGTCACGTTCAACTACGCCGACGGCACGTCGGAGCAGGTTCAGTACACAACTCAGGACTGGGTCCTCAACTTCACGACATCGGACGTTGCCAACGTCAACCTGTTCTTCCGCACGTATTGGGCGGGGTCATCGAACAACCCGTTCTACTCACCCAACCGGCGAAACTACGACGGCGGCGTCCAGGCGCTTGGCGTTGCCGGCCTCGCGAATGTGCTTCCGGTCAACGCCGGCAAGGTTCTGACCAGCTTCACCCTCTTGCCGATCTTGCGCGATTACAGCAACGACGACCAGGAAATCTTCGCAGCTACGCTTGAAGCCAACGATCTCACCGGCACCGCCGGAACGATCACCGGCACCGTGACAGGCCAGCCTTTGGGCGCAGCCTCCGCCGGTCCTATCGCGAACGCGATGGTATCCGTCGATGCGTTCCACGGCGTTTACACCGATGCCAGCGGTAACTTCACCTTGACGAACGTTCCCACCGGCCCCGCTACGATCACCGTTCTCCCCTACGGCACCGGCATCCTTACCAAGACCTTCCCGGTAACGGTGGCCTCGGGCGCGAACGCGGTCGGCACCCTTTCCGTCGGAGCGGCCGTCACGCAGGTTTCCTGCGTTCTCGGCGCCACCAACACCGAAAGCGGCCTTCACCAGATCGAGGGCAATGTCCTTCCGTACGGCTATTCCGCACCGGACAGCCAGACCATTCCTGTGACGGTTCAGGGCAATACGGCCCGCCAGACGCTCACCAACGGAACGTACATTTACTTCCGAGTTGATCCGGGCTGGCTCTACCGTGGCAAAATCAGCGACCAGGGCCTCACGGTCGTCGGCGCTGGAACCCCGACCCAGACCATTCCGAAGCTCGCCCCGGACACCTACGTCCGGATCGAATACCTTGACCGTGGAACCGATACTTTCCGCATCCAATTCAATACGATGGAGAAAGACACCGCGGCAGGTTTCGACAGCATCCGCATGACCAACGCGTACACCAACGGCAATGGTCCAATCGGCAACCTCGGCAATACCTTCGTAACCAAAACCGGAACCAACACGTGGAAGACCTTCACGTATCACCTGGATCCGACGGTTGCGGGCAATGCCTTCGGCGCTTATCATGGCGAAAACCTCCACGCCGACTTCCGCATCTCCGGACGTTCCGATGGCCTTCCCGAGATTATTCGGAGCGTCGTCGTGTCCGTTTCGCCGAACATCGTTCCTCCGGTAGCCCCGGCCGGCGCGGCGGACATCCTCCGGGTGTACGGCGGCCTGCAGGCGGCTCCGCTCAACACACCGTCCTCTATGTGGCCGACCTATGACCTCAACGGCGACGGCGTGGTGAACTTCAAGGACGCCATCAAGTCAGTCAAGCCGTAA
- a CDS encoding prepilin-type N-terminal cleavage/methylation domain-containing protein, whose amino-acid sequence MRRRAFTLIELLVVIAIIAILAAILFPVFARARERAMVTTCISNNKQLGTAMLLYMDDSDNTLPVWALGNVTPPAGFQTYTWDVAIFPLVKSKKSFTCPSNKSIQARQATDANPVRSYTLPQNVSGMSISKMKIPSKTVILYEKGRELCGVGSDATGEWFDQTGQGATNVLHQYPKDPTKWGFAHGSGTGQGKVFLFADGHAAFYTAMVASPSTTNPFCYLFPNSATGSAPNGTAYNWPRTTGWGYCGSADGSHAGAPTFAGANLPDS is encoded by the coding sequence ATGAGAAGAAGAGCTTTTACGCTCATCGAACTGCTGGTGGTCATCGCGATCATCGCTATCCTGGCTGCCATCCTGTTCCCTGTCTTCGCCAGGGCGCGCGAACGGGCCATGGTTACGACATGCATCAGCAACAATAAACAACTGGGCACGGCCATGCTGTTGTACATGGACGATTCTGACAACACTCTCCCTGTATGGGCGCTCGGAAACGTGACGCCGCCGGCAGGGTTTCAAACCTACACATGGGACGTGGCGATCTTCCCCCTCGTCAAGTCAAAGAAGTCATTCACCTGCCCCTCGAACAAGTCTATTCAGGCTCGACAGGCGACAGACGCGAACCCTGTACGCTCGTACACATTGCCCCAGAACGTCAGCGGGATGTCCATCTCCAAGATGAAGATCCCTTCCAAGACGGTCATCCTTTATGAAAAGGGGAGAGAACTCTGCGGCGTCGGTTCTGACGCCACGGGAGAATGGTTCGACCAGACCGGACAGGGCGCTACCAACGTACTGCACCAGTACCCCAAGGATCCCACAAAGTGGGGCTTTGCGCACGGCAGCGGAACCGGACAGGGCAAGGTATTCCTCTTCGCGGACGGCCACGCGGCCTTCTATACCGCAATGGTGGCGTCTCCGAGCACCACAAACCCATTCTGCTACTTATTCCCGAACAGCGCTACAGGCTCCGCACCGAACGGGACAGCATACAACTGGCCGCGCACAACGGGCTGGGGATACTGCGGATCGGCGGACGGTTCTCACGCCGGCGCCCCGACCTTTGCCGGAGCCAATCTACCCGATTCCTAG
- a CDS encoding GntR family transcriptional regulator produces the protein MKKLDPYPILESRIRAGVYAQGAWLTPERELAREFGVHRQAIRRAVARLSEMGLLERRAGHRPIVRRPDSIYSPPNIVAFLMGNEPLFRSFQAILKGCEQELVGAGYRLMFVDTYAESEE, from the coding sequence TTGAAGAAACTCGACCCCTACCCCATTCTTGAATCCCGCATTCGCGCGGGAGTCTACGCCCAGGGCGCCTGGCTCACCCCGGAACGCGAACTCGCCCGGGAGTTCGGGGTCCACCGCCAGGCCATCCGGCGCGCCGTCGCGCGTTTATCCGAAATGGGTCTCCTCGAGCGCCGGGCGGGCCACCGCCCCATCGTCCGCCGGCCGGACAGTATCTATTCGCCTCCCAACATCGTCGCCTTCCTGATGGGCAACGAGCCCCTGTTCCGCTCCTTCCAGGCCATCCTCAAAGGCTGCGAACAGGAACTCGTGGGCGCCGGCTACCGCCTCATGTTCGTCGACACGTACGCCGAGAGCGAGGAA